A genomic stretch from Arachis stenosperma cultivar V10309 chromosome 3, arast.V10309.gnm1.PFL2, whole genome shotgun sequence includes:
- the LOC130969748 gene encoding dof zinc finger protein DOF2.4-like, protein MVFSSIPVYVDPPNWQQHPNHHQANVNDNPHLLPPLPPQVQAGPVGGGGTIAGSIRPGSMADRARLAKIPPPEAALKCPRCDSTNTKFCYFNNYSLSQPRHFCKACRRYWTRGGTLRNVPVGGGCRRNKKNKRSSSRSKSPPNNNNEKQQSSSAIPSNNIPPPHELIGHQPPNLPFMASLQNHLSRYGVASNMGLSLTDHHHPQMGYVGNSASAIAASNGVVVDQWRLQQFPFLNGFDSNSSSAAVASSISYPNTFHHENDQGSSGLVDIAGNSRVNNQMQPPVKMEENGSRPTTTTTTNLNVSHHQYYSWNTDMSALAASSSTPHNLL, encoded by the exons ATGGTTTTCTCTTCTATTCCAGTCTATGTAGATCCTCCCAATTGGCAGCAG CACCCGAATCACCATCAAGCAAATGTAAATGATAATCCTCACTTACTTCCGCCGCTACCCCCACAGGTTCAGGCAGGACCTGTGGGAGGAGGTGGCACAATTGCTGGCTCGATCAGACCTGGGTCAATGGCTGATCGAGCCAGACTAGCAAAGATACCACCTCCAGAGGCTGCCCTCAAGTGTCCACGTTGCGATTCGACGAACACCAAGTTCTGTTACTTCAACAATTACAGCCTGTCTCAGCCCCGCCACTTCTGCAAGGCCTGTAGGCGTTACTGGACAAGAGGTGGCACTCTGAGGAACGTTCCGGTGGGCGGTGGTTGCCGCCGTAACAAGAAGAACAAGAGGAGTAGTAGCCGCTCGAAATCTCCACCAAACAATAACAATGAAAAGCAACAATCTTCGAGTGCAATTCCTTCAAACAACATCCCTCCTCCTCATGAGCTTATTGGTCATCAACCACCAAACCTTCCTTTCATGGCTTCTCTCCAGAATCATCTTAGCCGCTATGGAGTTGCTTCAAACATGGGTCTGAGCTTAACggatcatcatcatcctcagaTGGGGTATGTTGGTAATTCTGCTTCTGCTATAGCTGCAAGTAATGGAGTAGTAGTGGATCAGTGGCGGCTGCAGCAGTTTCCGTTCTTAAACGGTTTTgattcgaattcttcttcagcTGCAGTAGCATCATCAATATCATACCCTAACACTTTTCATCATGAAAATGATCAAGGTTCTTCAGGCTTGGTTGACATAGCTGGAAATTCTAGGGTTAATAATCAGATGCAACCACCAGTGAAAATGGAAGAAAACGGATCAAgaccaacaacaacaacaacaaccaacTTGAATGTCTCTCATCATCAATACTATTCTTGGAACACTGATATGTCAGCTCtagctgcttcttcttccaCTCCTCATAATCTCTTATAA